A single genomic interval of Cupriavidus necator N-1 harbors:
- a CDS encoding GntR family transcriptional regulator — MTNPSATQRSTLEYVVDSLRHAILSGRLVPGQRLVEADLTRELGVSRGPVRESFRRLSAEGLVESIPNQTTMVRRYSQLEMKELFEVRAELEALAARRTASRMNEACVRERFLQATQPIWEDHHGMSPAAYFEENRRFHQAIADECGNAKLTDFIGRLQLPMIMFQLGNAIHGEAQQESVVEHRLIAQAIVSGDADKSAQLIREHLRRASEFVDRMPADTFRP, encoded by the coding sequence ATGACGAATCCATCCGCAACGCAGCGCAGCACGCTCGAATATGTCGTCGACAGCCTGAGGCATGCGATCCTGAGCGGCCGTCTCGTACCAGGTCAGCGCCTGGTCGAGGCAGACCTGACGCGCGAGCTTGGCGTCAGCCGCGGTCCCGTGCGCGAGTCATTCCGCCGGCTGTCGGCCGAAGGCCTGGTGGAAAGCATTCCGAACCAGACCACCATGGTCAGGCGCTACTCGCAGCTGGAAATGAAAGAGCTGTTCGAGGTGCGCGCGGAGCTCGAAGCGCTGGCGGCCCGTCGCACGGCCAGCCGCATGAACGAGGCATGCGTGCGTGAACGCTTCCTGCAGGCGACCCAGCCGATCTGGGAAGATCACCATGGCATGAGCCCGGCAGCCTACTTCGAAGAGAACCGACGCTTTCACCAGGCCATCGCCGACGAATGCGGGAATGCCAAACTCACCGATTTCATCGGACGGCTACAACTGCCGATGATCATGTTCCAGCTCGGCAATGCCATCCACGGCGAAGCACAGCAAGAATCAGTCGTTGAGCACCGTCTCATTGCCCAGGCAATCGTGAGCGGCGATGCCGACAAGTCTGCCCAGCTGATCCGCGAACATCTCCGGCGCGCCAGCGAATTTGTGGACCGCATGCCGGCCGACACATTCAGGCCCTGA
- a CDS encoding porin encodes MAIGLGGVAANAMAQAGPVAPGGSGHIYGVLDAGYVYQSGSVNHANGTSSGPVVRNALQGGVARGSRLGFRGSENLGNDLKAIFVAEMGFYVDTGVSSQGAQVLNQYPAGPLFGRQAFVGLASNAGTLTMGRQYTPAFLVTTLADPFFQGMAGNMANLQNTSGRASNSVIYVTPAFGGLTASAMYALGEVPGDSAKGRQYSANLMYQASRLNVGLAFYNTNNAGASATSRTTTLAANYDAGIATLYGDLQIQRASMENPPGSTVLGGDRVFTSYNSFLVGVSVPLGRHQFLLSYIYNRDMRSGPDSDRNAGQFAIGYKYHYSKRTYLYSAYGTVTNHNGASYTIGDALSVNGNARRAFNLGLSHDF; translated from the coding sequence TTGGCGATCGGACTCGGCGGTGTTGCCGCAAACGCAATGGCGCAGGCCGGCCCGGTAGCACCGGGTGGAAGCGGCCATATTTACGGGGTGCTGGATGCCGGTTATGTCTACCAGAGCGGATCGGTTAATCATGCAAATGGCACCTCCTCCGGACCGGTGGTCCGGAACGCGCTGCAGGGCGGGGTCGCACGCGGCTCTCGCCTTGGTTTTCGCGGCAGCGAGAACCTTGGTAATGACCTGAAAGCCATATTTGTTGCGGAAATGGGGTTTTACGTCGATACCGGCGTGTCGTCGCAAGGCGCACAGGTGCTCAACCAGTATCCGGCGGGACCGTTGTTTGGCCGGCAGGCCTTTGTCGGGCTCGCCAGCAACGCCGGCACCCTGACCATGGGCCGCCAGTACACGCCGGCGTTCCTGGTAACCACGCTGGCCGACCCGTTCTTCCAGGGAATGGCCGGAAATATGGCTAATCTGCAGAACACCAGCGGCCGTGCCAGCAATTCCGTGATCTACGTGACGCCGGCTTTTGGCGGCCTGACGGCCTCCGCGATGTATGCGCTCGGGGAAGTCCCGGGCGATAGCGCCAAGGGCCGACAATACAGTGCGAACCTGATGTACCAGGCATCCCGGCTGAATGTGGGACTAGCTTTCTACAACACCAACAACGCCGGTGCCAGCGCCACCAGCAGGACCACCACGCTAGCCGCCAATTACGACGCCGGCATTGCCACCCTGTACGGTGACCTCCAGATCCAGCGCGCCAGCATGGAGAATCCGCCCGGCTCGACGGTCCTTGGCGGGGATCGGGTCTTCACCAGCTACAACAGTTTCCTGGTGGGGGTCTCGGTGCCACTCGGCAGGCATCAGTTCCTGCTCAGTTATATCTACAACCGGGATATGCGCAGCGGACCTGACTCGGATCGCAATGCCGGCCAGTTTGCCATTGGCTATAAATACCATTACTCAAAGCGCACCTACTTATATTCCGCATACGGCACAGTTACGAATCACAACGGTGCCTCATACACCATCGGTGATGCGCTTTCCGTCAACGGTAATGCCCGCCGCGCCTTCAACCTGGGCCTTTCCCACGATTTCTGA